From the genome of Flavobacterium luteolum, one region includes:
- a CDS encoding dipeptidase: MENIKSYVQQHKDRFINELIELLKIPSVSADTAYSQDVIDTAEAVKESLSKAGCDYVETCDTPGYPIIYGEKIIDPNLPTVLVYGHYDVQPPDPLELWTSPPFEPVIKTTDIHPEGAIFARGACDDKGQMYMHVKALELMVQSNTLPCNVKFMIEGEEEVGSASLAWFVERNQEKLKNDVILISDTGMISNQQPSITTGLRGLSYVEVEVTGPNRDLHSGLYGGAVANPINILAKMIASLHDENNHITIPGFYDKVEELSAEERAEMAKAPFSLEKYKNALNIADVYGEKGYVTNERNSIRPTLDVNGIWGGYTGEGAKTVIASKAFAKISMRLVPNQEWEEITELFTKHFISLAPAGVTVKVTPHHGGQGYVTPIDSIGYQAANKAYTETFGVPAIPVRSGGSIPIVALFEKELKSKTILMGFGLDSDAIHSPNEHFGIFNYLKGIETIPLFYKYFVELSK, translated from the coding sequence ATGGAAAATATTAAGTCCTACGTTCAACAACATAAAGATCGGTTTATCAACGAATTGATCGAATTATTAAAGATTCCGTCGGTTTCTGCCGACACTGCATATTCTCAAGATGTTATTGACACAGCAGAGGCTGTAAAAGAAAGTTTATCAAAAGCAGGGTGCGATTATGTCGAAACTTGCGACACTCCAGGTTACCCAATTATCTACGGAGAGAAAATTATAGATCCAAATCTTCCAACGGTTTTAGTTTACGGCCACTACGACGTACAACCGCCAGATCCATTAGAATTATGGACTTCACCACCTTTTGAACCCGTTATTAAAACTACAGATATTCACCCAGAAGGAGCCATCTTCGCTCGTGGAGCATGTGACGACAAAGGTCAGATGTACATGCACGTAAAAGCGCTTGAATTGATGGTGCAAAGCAATACGCTGCCTTGTAACGTAAAATTCATGATCGAAGGTGAAGAAGAAGTTGGTTCGGCAAGTTTGGCTTGGTTCGTAGAGCGCAATCAGGAAAAACTGAAAAACGACGTCATCTTGATTTCAGATACAGGAATGATTTCTAACCAACAGCCGTCTATCACGACAGGTTTAAGAGGTTTGAGTTATGTTGAAGTAGAAGTTACAGGTCCAAACCGCGATTTGCATTCAGGTTTATACGGTGGAGCTGTGGCAAACCCAATTAATATTCTGGCAAAAATGATTGCTTCGCTTCACGACGAAAACAATCATATTACAATTCCAGGTTTCTACGATAAAGTAGAAGAATTATCTGCAGAAGAAAGAGCCGAAATGGCAAAAGCGCCTTTCAGCCTAGAAAAATATAAAAATGCTTTAAATATTGCCGATGTTTACGGTGAAAAAGGATATGTAACCAACGAAAGAAACTCAATTCGTCCGACTTTAGACGTAAACGGAATCTGGGGCGGTTACACTGGCGAAGGTGCTAAAACAGTTATTGCGAGCAAAGCTTTCGCTAAAATCTCAATGCGTTTAGTTCCAAATCAGGAATGGGAAGAAATTACAGAACTTTTCACGAAACATTTTATAAGTCTTGCTCCAGCCGGAGTTACGGTAAAAGTAACGCCTCACCACGGTGGTCAAGGTTATGTAACGCCAATTGACAGCATCGGATATCAGGCAGCAAATAAAGCATATACAGAAACGTTTGGAGTTCCTGCAATTCCAGTTCGTTCAGGAGGAAGTATTCCGATTGTGGCTTTGTTCGAAAAAGAATTAAAAAGTAAAACAATCTTAATGGGATTTGGTTTGGATAGCGATGCTATTCACTCGCCAAATGAGCACTTCGGAATCTTTAATTACTTGAAAGGAATTGAGACTATTCCGTTGTTTTACAAGTATTTTGTGGAATTAAGTAAATAA
- a CDS encoding helix-turn-helix domain-containing protein has translation MNEKPQILITFGNNVRQIRISKGLSQEQLAHLADVHRTYIGMIERAEKNITLINIQKIAKGLNVNLIDLFKND, from the coding sequence ATGAACGAAAAACCACAAATATTAATCACATTTGGAAATAATGTGCGCCAAATAAGAATATCAAAAGGTCTTTCTCAAGAGCAATTGGCTCATCTTGCTGATGTTCATAGGACTTATATAGGGATGATTGAAAGAGCAGAAAAAAACATTACCCTAATTAATATTCAAAAAATTGCTAAAGGTCTTAATGTAAACTTAATCGACTTATTTAAGAATGACTGA
- a CDS encoding DUF6624 domain-containing protein, which produces MKKIITLSFLLMNCFLLQAQTYKEWTQKADSCYRAQNYKLSVDFYEKAFKVENKDSGDFYNAGCSAALAQENKKALNWLNLAIDNGFEDIARMKKDNDLKSLHEDKDWKKMIARFQKKRDIIEVNYDKALQKELLDIYAEDQDIRGVAMKIYRTAGPGSKALDSIGEIMNYKDSITLIRVIKILDEKGWVGKDVVGSQANKALFLVIQHADLKYQQKYLPMMRDAVKKGNAKASSLALLEDRVALREGGKQIYGSQVMNHPITKKPFVSPLEDPDNVDKRRASVGLGTLSDYLKYWNATWDVEAYKKELPELEEIIRQKKG; this is translated from the coding sequence ATGAAAAAAATAATCACGCTTTCTTTTCTTTTAATGAACTGCTTTTTACTACAAGCCCAAACGTATAAAGAATGGACTCAAAAAGCAGATTCTTGCTACCGAGCACAAAACTATAAATTGTCTGTTGATTTTTACGAAAAAGCCTTTAAAGTAGAAAACAAAGATTCTGGTGATTTTTACAATGCGGGATGTTCTGCTGCTTTGGCTCAGGAAAATAAAAAAGCATTGAATTGGCTGAATTTAGCAATTGATAATGGATTTGAAGATATTGCTCGTATGAAAAAAGATAACGATTTAAAATCTTTGCATGAAGATAAGGACTGGAAAAAAATGATCGCTAGATTTCAAAAGAAAAGAGATATTATTGAAGTTAACTACGATAAAGCTTTGCAAAAAGAACTTTTGGATATTTATGCAGAAGATCAAGATATTCGCGGTGTAGCCATGAAAATTTATAGAACAGCTGGTCCGGGAAGCAAAGCTTTGGATAGTATTGGTGAAATCATGAATTATAAAGACAGTATAACTTTAATTAGGGTTATCAAAATATTAGATGAAAAGGGTTGGGTAGGAAAAGACGTTGTTGGATCTCAGGCTAATAAGGCCTTGTTTTTAGTGATACAGCATGCCGATTTAAAATATCAGCAAAAGTATTTGCCCATGATGAGAGATGCCGTTAAAAAAGGCAATGCAAAAGCAAGTTCTTTGGCTTTATTAGAAGACAGAGTTGCTTTGCGTGAAGGAGGAAAACAAATTTATGGAAGCCAGGTAATGAATCATCCGATTACGAAGAAACCCTTTGTTTCTCCGCTTGAAGATCCCGATAATGTAGATAAAAGAAGAGCATCAGTAGGACTAGGAACTTTATCAGATTATCTTAAATATTGGAATGCAACTTGGGATGTTGAAGCTTATAAAAAAGAACTTCCTGAACTAGAGGAAATAATTCGTCAAAAAAAAGGTTAA
- a CDS encoding M56 family metallopeptidase, which produces MITYLLKSGLLLAVFYAVYKLLLENERMFRFNRAYLLGSLIFSLVIPLQLFSIASFFPSKIKTIQLDEIMIVANKSILNEVSYNQIVYFFLGAIYVLIAAILLIRFAVNVSSFFFKMKKNSVQFIDNQKLVLMKESILPHSFWNAIFISKEDFANGKIPSELIAHEKAHLEQKHTLDILFVEVLQIVFWFNPMFVLFEKAIKLNHEFLADEAVNRQFGEIKNYQNLLLDFASNKQTVALASTINYLITKKRLLMMTKKESVVKEIGKVFIVGVVCSLLLFAFNAEAAVQTSFNGKNNIDVNEKADVAQPQFPGGIEKFYMFVGQNFKMPEEFSKQKKDGKLFIEFMVEKDGSLSEFKIVKDLGYGAGEEAIRVLKLSPKWIPATENGQAVQVSYSLPITLQSAK; this is translated from the coding sequence ATGATAACGTATCTTTTAAAATCGGGTTTACTGCTTGCTGTTTTTTATGCAGTGTATAAATTGTTGTTAGAAAACGAAAGGATGTTTCGTTTTAATCGTGCTTATCTTCTCGGAAGTTTGATTTTTAGCCTAGTTATTCCGCTGCAATTGTTTTCGATTGCATCATTTTTTCCGTCAAAAATTAAAACAATTCAGCTGGACGAAATAATGATTGTGGCTAATAAATCAATCTTAAATGAAGTTTCGTACAATCAAATCGTATATTTCTTTTTAGGTGCAATTTATGTTCTAATTGCAGCAATTTTATTGATTCGATTTGCTGTAAATGTGTCTTCCTTTTTCTTCAAAATGAAAAAGAATTCGGTACAATTTATAGACAATCAGAAACTTGTTTTAATGAAAGAATCGATTTTGCCGCACTCTTTCTGGAATGCTATTTTTATTAGTAAAGAAGATTTTGCAAATGGAAAAATTCCATCAGAATTAATCGCTCATGAAAAAGCACATTTAGAGCAAAAACATACATTGGATATTCTTTTTGTTGAGGTTTTACAAATCGTATTTTGGTTTAATCCGATGTTTGTTTTGTTTGAAAAAGCCATAAAGCTCAATCATGAATTTTTGGCCGATGAAGCCGTAAATAGACAATTTGGTGAGATAAAAAATTACCAGAATCTGCTGTTAGATTTTGCTTCAAATAAACAGACTGTTGCTTTGGCTAGTACTATCAATTATTTAATAACTAAAAAACGCTTGCTTATGATGACCAAAAAAGAATCGGTAGTAAAAGAAATCGGCAAAGTATTTATTGTTGGAGTTGTTTGCAGTTTGTTATTGTTTGCTTTTAATGCAGAGGCAGCTGTACAGACCAGTTTTAATGGAAAAAATAATATTGATGTTAATGAAAAGGCAGATGTTGCTCAACCACAATTTCCTGGCGGAATAGAAAAGTTCTATATGTTTGTGGGACAAAACTTTAAAATGCCAGAAGAGTTTTCGAAACAAAAAAAGGATGGCAAGCTTTTTATTGAATTTATGGTTGAAAAAGACGGGAGTTTGTCTGAATTTAAAATTGTAAAAGATTTAGGATATGGAGCAGGAGAGGAAGCAATAAGAGTTTTGAAACTTTCGCCAAAATGGATTCCAGCAACTGAAAATGGTCAGGCCGTTCAAGTAAGTTACAGTCTGCCCATTACCCTTCAGTCAGCAAAATAG
- the dcm gene encoding DNA (cytosine-5-)-methyltransferase, which translates to MSKKFKVGSLYAGIGGICMGFKNSGFDLLWANEYDKSACVTYRENFKHELIEGDVLQLDLDNIPRVDILTAGFPCQPFSVAGYRKGFNDNRGNHFFRILDFVDTMRPKVVFLENVKNLVNHDHGKTMQVIESSLRERNYSFQARVLNTKDYGNIPHNRERIFMIAFDLDEYPNAEEIFEFPKKEELTKTIRDLLIEDKVDDAFYYNEDKYMFDMLKETITSKDTVYQFRRQYVRENKSNVCPTLTANMGTGGHNVPLILTDYGFRKLTPRECLRFQGFPDSFKIPVRLANSSLYKQAGNSVSVPVIEAISKNIKKVLNNVLAPTEVEL; encoded by the coding sequence ATGAGTAAAAAGTTTAAAGTGGGGAGTTTATACGCAGGTATTGGTGGTATTTGTATGGGATTTAAAAATTCAGGATTTGATTTACTTTGGGCAAATGAATATGATAAATCAGCTTGTGTAACTTATCGTGAAAATTTTAAGCATGAGCTTATTGAGGGGGATGTTTTACAACTAGATTTAGATAATATTCCTAGAGTAGATATTTTGACTGCAGGATTTCCTTGTCAACCATTTTCGGTTGCAGGTTATAGAAAAGGATTTAATGATAATAGAGGGAATCATTTTTTTCGAATATTAGATTTTGTTGATACTATGAGGCCTAAGGTTGTGTTCTTGGAAAACGTTAAAAATCTTGTCAATCACGATCATGGTAAAACAATGCAAGTCATTGAATCTTCTTTGAGAGAAAGAAATTATTCTTTTCAAGCAAGGGTTTTGAATACAAAAGACTATGGTAATATTCCTCATAATAGGGAAAGAATATTTATGATAGCTTTTGATTTAGATGAATATCCAAATGCAGAAGAGATATTCGAATTTCCGAAAAAAGAAGAATTGACAAAGACAATAAGGGACTTATTAATTGAGGATAAGGTTGATGATGCGTTCTATTATAATGAAGATAAATATATGTTTGATATGTTGAAAGAAACTATTACATCAAAAGATACAGTTTATCAATTTAGAAGGCAATATGTTAGAGAAAATAAATCGAATGTTTGCCCAACACTAACTGCTAATATGGGAACTGGTGGGCATAATGTACCTCTTATTTTGACCGATTACGGCTTTAGGAAGTTAACGCCAAGAGAATGTCTTAGATTTCAAGGTTTTCCTGATTCCTTCAAAATTCCAGTACGGTTAGCTAATTCCAGTTTATATAAGCAAGCTGGTAACTCTGTGAGTGTGCCTGTAATTGAAGCAATTTCCAAGAACATTAAAAAAGTTTTAAATAATGTTTTAGCGCCTACTGAGGTTGAGTTATAG
- a CDS encoding DUF6624 domain-containing protein translates to MKKSIVFILLVINFGFLNAQTYKNWVHKADSCYTAKNYELSVSYYEKAFKIEQKSWSDLYNAGCSASMARQHKKAFKWLNLSIDNGYENMAHIKIDNDLKPLHSEKEWSKTIDKLQKKLDIIGANYDKVLEKQLAEIYTEDQEIRGEFMNVYRAAKPDKKKIDSIGKIMQRKDSINLIKVTKILDEKGWLGKNVVGTQGNQTLFLVIQHADLKYQQKYLPMMREAVKNGNANPGNLAYLEDRVALREGKKQIYGSQSSKNKKTGKICIAPMIDPDNVDKRRAEVGLGTMAEYATKLNIDWNLEEYKKELAETEKLENTKP, encoded by the coding sequence ATGAAAAAATCGATTGTTTTTATTTTACTTGTAATCAATTTTGGCTTTTTAAATGCTCAAACGTATAAAAACTGGGTTCATAAGGCAGATTCGTGCTATACGGCAAAAAACTATGAGTTGTCTGTTTCGTACTACGAAAAAGCTTTTAAAATAGAGCAGAAATCATGGTCAGATTTATACAACGCGGGCTGTTCTGCTTCTATGGCAAGACAACATAAAAAAGCATTTAAATGGCTAAATCTTTCGATCGATAACGGATACGAGAATATGGCGCATATTAAAATTGACAATGATTTAAAACCTTTGCACTCGGAAAAAGAATGGAGTAAAACAATTGATAAACTGCAGAAGAAGCTAGATATTATTGGAGCTAATTACGATAAAGTGCTAGAAAAACAACTTGCAGAAATTTATACCGAAGATCAGGAAATTCGCGGGGAATTTATGAATGTTTATAGAGCCGCCAAACCTGATAAAAAGAAAATTGACAGCATTGGTAAAATCATGCAGAGAAAAGACAGTATTAATCTCATTAAGGTGACGAAAATACTGGACGAAAAAGGCTGGTTAGGAAAAAATGTGGTGGGGACGCAGGGAAATCAGACTTTATTTCTGGTGATTCAACATGCCGATTTAAAATACCAGCAAAAATATCTGCCTATGATGAGAGAGGCGGTTAAAAACGGAAATGCCAATCCAGGAAATCTAGCGTATTTAGAAGATAGAGTGGCTTTGAGAGAAGGAAAAAAACAAATTTATGGCAGTCAGAGTTCAAAGAATAAAAAGACTGGTAAAATTTGTATTGCACCAATGATAGATCCTGATAATGTTGATAAAAGGCGTGCAGAAGTCGGACTTGGAACTATGGCCGAATATGCAACGAAATTGAATATTGACTGGAATTTGGAGGAATATAAAAAGGAATTGGCTGAAACAGAAAAACTTGAAAATACAAAACCATGA
- a CDS encoding BlaI/MecI/CopY family transcriptional regulator — translation MIQLSNAEEQLMEHLWKLEKAFMKDLLEAYPEPKPATTTVATLLKRMIDKKFVAYNEFGNSREYYPLVKKTDYFAKHVKGLISNFFNNSASQFASFFTTETNLSSSELEDLKKIIDSEIQKKKK, via the coding sequence ATGATACAATTATCAAATGCAGAAGAACAGTTAATGGAGCATTTATGGAAGCTTGAAAAGGCTTTTATGAAAGATTTGCTCGAAGCGTATCCGGAACCAAAACCGGCAACAACAACCGTAGCGACGCTTTTAAAACGAATGATCGATAAGAAGTTTGTGGCGTATAATGAATTTGGGAATTCTCGGGAATATTATCCCCTGGTAAAGAAAACAGACTATTTTGCAAAACACGTAAAAGGACTGATTAGTAATTTCTTTAATAATTCGGCTTCACAATTTGCTTCGTTTTTTACAACCGAAACCAATTTATCGTCTTCAGAATTGGAAGATCTTAAAAAAATAATCGATTCAGAAATTCAAAAAAAGAAAAAATGA
- the pckA gene encoding phosphoenolpyruvate carboxykinase (ATP) has protein sequence MDTNTVFAQSISLKELGIENAKVRYQLSADELHAITLQSGQGVENSTGALAINTGEFTGRSPQDRFIVKDDITKDQVWWGNVNIPFEPQAFEKLYNKVTAFLSDKEVFVRDSYVCSDPNYRLNVRVVTETAWSNLFCYNMFLRPEDSELANFTPEWTVVCAPSFMADPAVDGTRQSNFAILDFTKKIALIGGTGYTGEMKKGIFSALNFILPVFKNTLPMHCSANVGEAGDTAIFFGLSGTGKTTLSADPERKLIGDDEHGWTNENTVFNFEGGCYAKVINLTEENEPDIFRAIKKGALLENVVFKAGTNVVDFDDVSITQNTRVSYPITHIDNVQPGLVGHNPKNIFFLTADSFGILPPISRLTPGQAAYHFISGYTAKVAGTEAGVTEPQPNFSACFGAPFMPLHPTRYAEMLSKKMKDAGVKVWLINTGWTGGAYGTGSRMKLKYTRAMITAALKGELNDLAFKNHEVFGIEIPQDCPNVPVEILNPRNTWEDKDLYDKKALELAHKFKANFAKFEEFANAEILAGAPITE, from the coding sequence ATGGACACTAATACAGTTTTCGCGCAATCGATTTCGTTAAAAGAGTTAGGAATTGAAAATGCAAAAGTTCGTTATCAACTATCTGCAGATGAATTACATGCGATTACTTTGCAGTCAGGTCAAGGTGTTGAAAATTCTACTGGAGCGTTAGCAATTAATACAGGTGAATTTACAGGCCGTTCTCCACAAGATCGTTTTATCGTAAAAGATGATATCACTAAAGATCAAGTTTGGTGGGGAAATGTAAATATCCCTTTTGAGCCCCAAGCTTTTGAAAAGCTTTATAATAAGGTAACAGCATTTTTATCAGACAAAGAAGTTTTTGTTCGCGATTCTTATGTGTGTTCCGATCCAAATTATAGATTAAATGTTCGTGTTGTAACAGAAACTGCTTGGTCAAACTTGTTTTGCTACAATATGTTCTTAAGACCAGAAGATTCAGAACTGGCTAATTTTACTCCAGAATGGACAGTAGTTTGCGCTCCAAGTTTTATGGCAGATCCTGCTGTAGACGGAACACGCCAGTCTAATTTTGCTATTTTAGATTTTACTAAAAAAATTGCTTTAATTGGTGGAACAGGTTATACAGGAGAAATGAAGAAAGGAATTTTCTCTGCATTAAACTTTATTCTTCCAGTTTTCAAAAATACACTTCCAATGCACTGCAGCGCCAATGTTGGTGAGGCAGGAGATACAGCAATCTTCTTCGGATTGTCTGGTACTGGTAAAACAACTTTATCTGCAGATCCAGAGCGTAAATTAATTGGAGACGACGAGCACGGCTGGACAAACGAAAACACTGTTTTCAATTTTGAAGGTGGATGCTACGCAAAAGTGATTAATTTAACAGAAGAAAATGAACCAGACATTTTTAGAGCAATCAAAAAAGGAGCGCTTTTAGAAAATGTGGTTTTCAAAGCAGGAACAAACGTAGTTGATTTTGACGATGTTTCTATTACACAAAATACTCGTGTAAGTTACCCAATTACACATATTGATAATGTTCAGCCAGGTTTGGTTGGACACAATCCAAAAAATATATTTTTCTTAACAGCAGATTCTTTCGGAATTTTGCCTCCAATCTCAAGATTGACTCCAGGTCAGGCAGCGTACCACTTTATTTCTGGATATACAGCAAAAGTTGCTGGAACAGAAGCGGGTGTAACAGAGCCTCAGCCTAATTTCTCTGCTTGTTTTGGAGCGCCATTTATGCCTTTGCACCCAACGCGTTATGCTGAAATGTTGAGCAAAAAAATGAAAGATGCGGGCGTAAAAGTGTGGTTAATCAATACAGGATGGACTGGAGGAGCTTACGGAACAGGAAGCCGTATGAAGCTTAAATATACTCGTGCTATGATTACTGCTGCATTAAAAGGAGAATTAAACGATTTAGCGTTTAAAAATCATGAAGTATTTGGAATTGAAATTCCTCAAGATTGTCCAAATGTTCCAGTGGAAATTTTAAATCCTAGAAACACTTGGGAAGACAAAGATTTATACGATAAAAAAGCGTTGGAATTAGCACATAAATTCAAAGCTAATTTCGCCAAATTTGAAGAGTTTGCAAATGCTGAAATCTTAGCAGGTGCACCGATTACAGAATAA
- a CDS encoding DUF423 domain-containing protein, translating into MKRRIILTGAFIGMLAIILGAFGAHLLKKYLSVDQLNTFEVGVRYQMYHALFLLFLSTQKDIAEKTLKTIYNLVVAGVLLFSGSIYLLATKDYTLFESKIIVFATPLGGFLLIIAWALLFFTILKRKS; encoded by the coding sequence ATGAAAAGAAGAATCATTTTAACTGGAGCTTTTATTGGTATGTTAGCTATTATTTTGGGCGCTTTTGGTGCTCATTTATTGAAAAAATATCTTTCGGTTGATCAGTTAAATACTTTTGAAGTTGGTGTTCGCTACCAAATGTATCATGCTCTTTTTCTTCTATTTTTATCTACCCAAAAAGATATCGCAGAGAAGACCTTAAAAACGATCTATAATTTAGTTGTGGCAGGCGTTTTGCTTTTTAGTGGTTCAATCTATTTATTGGCAACAAAAGACTACACTTTGTTCGAATCTAAAATTATCGTATTCGCAACACCTTTGGGTGGTTTCTTATTAATTATTGCTTGGGCGCTATTATTCTTTACGATTTTGAAGAGAAAATCATAA
- a CDS encoding saccharopine dehydrogenase family protein gives MRNILIFGAGRSASSLIRYLLSKSNEEKLHLTVADLSLNLAKAKTQNHPNATPLALDIFNADERKKAIANASIVISMLPAHLHIEIAKDCLEFKKHLVTASYISDAMQALNEEAIKNNLIFMNEIGLDPGIDHMSAMKVIDEIRSKGGKMILFESFCGGLVAPESDNNLWNYKFTWAPRNVVLAGQGGAAKFIQEGTYKYIPYSALFRRTEFLEVEGYGKFEAYSNRDSLKYRSVYGLDDILTLYRGTIRRVGFSRAWNMFVQLGMTDDSYIIEDSENMSYRQFINSFLPYHPTDSAEIKTRLILKIDQDDIMWDKLLELDLFNPNKKVNLPKATPAQILEKILTDSWALEPEDKDMIVMYHKFGYELNGEKKQIDSKMVCIGDDQTYTAMAKTVGLPVAIATLLILNGKITTPGVQLPIKKEVYEPILKELEEYGVIFNEQNVPYFGYNPDLF, from the coding sequence ATGAGAAACATTTTAATATTTGGAGCGGGAAGATCTGCATCTTCTTTGATTCGATATTTACTATCAAAATCTAATGAAGAAAAGCTGCATTTAACGGTAGCTGACCTTTCATTGAATCTTGCCAAAGCAAAAACACAAAATCACCCAAATGCCACTCCGCTTGCCTTAGATATTTTTAATGCCGACGAAAGAAAGAAAGCTATTGCAAATGCGTCAATCGTAATTTCAATGCTTCCTGCACATCTGCATATCGAAATTGCAAAAGACTGCCTTGAATTCAAAAAACATCTTGTTACAGCTTCCTACATAAGCGATGCCATGCAGGCTTTAAATGAAGAAGCCATCAAAAACAATCTGATTTTTATGAACGAAATCGGCCTCGATCCAGGCATCGATCATATGAGCGCCATGAAAGTCATTGACGAAATCAGATCTAAAGGCGGTAAAATGATTTTGTTTGAATCTTTCTGCGGAGGTTTAGTAGCTCCAGAATCTGACAATAATTTATGGAACTACAAATTTACTTGGGCACCAAGAAATGTAGTTTTGGCTGGTCAGGGCGGTGCAGCGAAGTTTATTCAGGAAGGCACTTATAAATACATTCCGTACAGCGCTTTGTTTAGAAGAACTGAATTTCTGGAAGTAGAAGGCTACGGGAAATTTGAAGCTTATTCTAATCGCGATTCGCTTAAATACCGTTCGGTTTATGGTTTAGATGATATTCTTACCTTATATAGAGGAACTATTAGAAGAGTTGGTTTTTCTAGAGCTTGGAACATGTTTGTACAGCTCGGCATGACAGATGACAGCTATATTATAGAAGATTCTGAAAACATGAGCTATCGTCAGTTTATCAATTCTTTTCTACCTTATCATCCAACAGATTCAGCTGAAATTAAAACACGTCTGATCTTAAAAATCGATCAAGACGATATTATGTGGGATAAACTTCTGGAATTGGATTTATTTAACCCAAACAAAAAAGTAAATCTTCCTAAAGCCACTCCAGCTCAGATTTTAGAAAAAATCTTAACCGACAGCTGGGCTCTTGAACCAGAAGATAAAGATATGATTGTGATGTATCACAAATTTGGTTATGAACTAAATGGAGAAAAGAAACAAATCGATTCTAAAATGGTTTGTATTGGCGATGACCAAACTTATACCGCAATGGCAAAAACAGTCGGACTTCCGGTTGCTATTGCTACATTATTGATTTTAAACGGAAAAATTACAACTCCAGGCGTTCAGCTTCCAATTAAAAAAGAAGTTTACGAACCTATTTTAAAGGAGTTAGAAGAATACGGGGTCATTTTTAACGAACAAAATGTACCTTATTTTGGATACAATCCAGACTTGTTTTAG
- a CDS encoding energy transducer TonB — MSKKIVKIIISGLFVLTFSVTVYSQEKKQTKEIDPSELQKDFDTQAEFPGGMNLFYKFVYNSIKIPKEASENKVSGTLFLRFYIEADGSLSDIKIIKDLGYGLGEEITRVLNRSVKWKPATLNGAPVRAMYALPFKISTVY, encoded by the coding sequence ATGTCAAAAAAAATAGTCAAAATTATTATATCGGGTTTATTCGTTTTAACTTTTTCTGTCACAGTTTATAGTCAGGAAAAAAAACAAACAAAAGAAATTGACCCTTCAGAATTGCAAAAAGACTTTGATACACAAGCTGAATTTCCAGGAGGAATGAATTTGTTTTATAAGTTTGTATATAATTCTATTAAAATTCCGAAAGAAGCGTCTGAAAATAAAGTTTCAGGAACGCTCTTTTTGCGATTTTATATTGAAGCGGACGGTTCATTATCTGATATTAAAATAATAAAAGATTTAGGATACGGACTTGGAGAAGAGATTACTCGTGTTTTAAATCGTTCTGTAAAATGGAAACCTGCTACTTTGAATGGAGCTCCGGTTCGTGCCATGTATGCTTTGCCATTTAAGATTTCTACTGTTTATTAA